In the Vibrio gigantis genome, one interval contains:
- a CDS encoding Na(+)-translocating NADH-quinone reductase subunit A, which yields MITIKKGLDLPIAGTPSQVINDGKSITKVALLGEEYVGMRPTMHARVGDEVKKGQVLFADKKNPGVVFTSPASGKVIEVNRGAKRVLQSVVIEVAGNEQITFNSYEANQLVGLDRETVKAQLVESGAWTALRTRPFSKVPAVDSETQAIFVTAMDTNPLAAEPELIINEQSDAFVAGLDLLSTLTNGKVYVCKKGTSLPRSAQSNVEEHVFDGPHPAGLAGTHMHYLYPVNAQNVAWSINYQDVIAFGKLFLTGEIYSERVVSLAGPVVNNPRLVRTQIGASLEELTDSELMPGEVRVISGSVLTGTEATGPHAFLGRYHQQVSVLREGRDKELFGWAMPGKNKFSVTRSFLGHLFKGQLFNMTTTTNGSDRSMVPIGNYERVMPLDMEPTLLLRDLCAGDVDSAQALGALELDEEDVALCTFVCPGKYEYGQLLRECLDTIEKEG from the coding sequence ATGATTACAATAAAGAAGGGTTTGGATCTTCCTATCGCAGGAACTCCATCCCAGGTGATTAATGATGGTAAGTCCATCACTAAAGTCGCCTTGCTTGGCGAAGAGTACGTTGGTATGCGTCCTACGATGCATGCTCGCGTTGGTGATGAAGTGAAGAAAGGCCAAGTTCTTTTTGCAGATAAAAAGAACCCAGGTGTTGTATTTACTTCTCCAGCAAGCGGTAAAGTTATTGAAGTGAACCGTGGTGCTAAGCGTGTTCTTCAATCAGTAGTGATTGAAGTAGCAGGCAATGAGCAAATCACGTTCAATAGCTATGAAGCTAACCAACTAGTAGGCCTTGACCGTGAAACGGTTAAAGCTCAGTTAGTTGAGTCTGGCGCATGGACCGCTTTGCGAACTCGTCCGTTCAGCAAGGTTCCAGCAGTTGATTCTGAAACTCAGGCTATTTTCGTTACTGCTATGGATACTAATCCGCTAGCAGCTGAGCCAGAATTAATCATTAACGAGCAGTCTGATGCTTTCGTTGCTGGTTTAGATCTTCTTTCAACTCTGACTAACGGTAAAGTGTACGTTTGTAAAAAAGGTACCAGCTTACCTCGTTCAGCTCAGTCTAACGTTGAAGAACATGTTTTTGATGGCCCACACCCTGCAGGTCTTGCAGGCACGCATATGCATTACCTATACCCGGTAAATGCACAAAATGTAGCGTGGAGCATTAACTACCAAGATGTTATCGCATTCGGTAAGCTTTTCCTTACTGGTGAGATTTACTCTGAGCGTGTTGTTTCTCTGGCTGGTCCAGTAGTGAACAACCCACGTCTAGTTCGTACTCAAATTGGTGCTAGCCTTGAAGAGTTGACAGACAGCGAGTTAATGCCAGGTGAAGTTCGTGTGATTTCTGGTTCTGTACTTACAGGTACTGAAGCAACAGGTCCACATGCTTTCCTTGGTCGTTACCATCAGCAAGTTTCTGTTCTACGTGAAGGTCGTGATAAAGAGCTATTCGGCTGGGCTATGCCTGGTAAGAACAAGTTCTCTGTTACTCGTTCATTCCTTGGTCACCTGTTTAAAGGTCAGTTGTTCAACATGACAACGACAACAAACGGTAGTGACCGCTCAATGGTTCCAATTGGTAACTACGAGCGCGTAATGCCTCTAGATATGGAACCTACATTGCTGCTTCGTGATCTATGTGCAGGCGACGTTGATAGTGCTCAAGCACTAGGTGCGCTAGAGCTAGACGAAGAAGATGTAGCATTGTGTACCTTTGTATGTCCAGGTAAGTACGAGTACGGTCAACTACTTCGTGAATGCCTAGATACGATTGAGAAGGAAGGGTAA
- a CDS encoding NADH:ubiquinone reductase (Na(+)-transporting) subunit B: MGLKKFLEDIEHHFEPGGKHEKWFALYEAAATVFYTPGLITKKSSHVRDSVDLKRIMIMVWFAVFPAMFWGMYNAGGQAIAALNHMYAGAELASVIDGNWHYWLTEMLGASLGADAGVGSKMLLGATYFLPIYATVFIVGGFWEVLFCMVRKHEVNEGFFVTSILFALIVPPTLPLWQAALGITFGVVVAKEIFGGTGRNFLNPALAGRAFLFFAYPAQISGDVVWTAADGFSGATALSQWAQGGGSALMNVTSGEAITWMDAFIGNIPGSIGEVSTLALMIGAAMIVYMRIASWRIIAGVMIGMIAVSTLFNVIGSDTNAMFSMPWHWHLVLGGFAFGMFFMATDPVSASFTNKGKWWYGILIGAMCVMIRVVNPAYPEGMMLAILFANLFAPLFDHVVIEKNIKRRLARYGK, encoded by the coding sequence ATGGGCCTTAAAAAGTTTCTTGAAGACATCGAGCATCATTTTGAGCCAGGTGGTAAACACGAGAAGTGGTTTGCGCTTTACGAAGCAGCAGCGACTGTGTTCTACACACCAGGTCTTATTACAAAGAAAAGCTCGCACGTTCGTGATAGCGTTGATTTAAAACGTATCATGATCATGGTTTGGTTCGCGGTATTCCCAGCAATGTTCTGGGGTATGTACAACGCGGGTGGCCAAGCTATCGCAGCACTTAACCATATGTATGCAGGCGCTGAACTAGCATCTGTTATCGATGGTAACTGGCACTACTGGCTAACCGAAATGCTTGGAGCCTCCTTAGGAGCCGATGCTGGTGTTGGCAGCAAGATGCTACTTGGTGCGACTTACTTCCTACCTATCTACGCGACGGTATTTATAGTTGGTGGTTTCTGGGAAGTTCTGTTCTGTATGGTGCGCAAGCACGAAGTAAACGAAGGTTTCTTTGTTACTTCTATCTTATTCGCGCTTATCGTTCCGCCAACGCTTCCTTTATGGCAAGCAGCACTAGGTATTACCTTCGGTGTTGTAGTCGCTAAAGAGATCTTCGGTGGTACGGGTCGTAACTTCCTGAACCCTGCACTTGCTGGTCGTGCGTTCCTATTCTTTGCATACCCTGCACAGATTTCAGGTGACGTAGTTTGGACTGCTGCAGACGGTTTCTCTGGTGCAACTGCGCTTAGCCAATGGGCTCAAGGCGGTGGTAGCGCACTAATGAACGTAACATCTGGTGAAGCAATCACTTGGATGGATGCATTCATTGGTAACATCCCAGGTTCTATCGGTGAAGTATCGACTCTAGCACTTATGATTGGTGCAGCGATGATCGTTTACATGCGTATCGCTTCATGGCGCATCATTGCGGGTGTAATGATCGGTATGATTGCTGTGTCTACGCTGTTCAATGTGATCGGTTCTGATACTAACGCAATGTTCAGCATGCCTTGGCATTGGCACCTAGTTCTAGGTGGCTTCGCATTCGGTATGTTCTTCATGGCGACTGACCCAGTATCAGCTTCATTTACCAATAAAGGTAAGTGGTGGTACGGCATCCTAATCGGCGCAATGTGTGTAATGATTCGTGTAGTTAACCCTGCATACCCAGAAGGCATGATGCTTGCGATTCTATTCGCAAACCTATTTGCTCCTCTGTTTGACCACGTTGTAATCGAGAAGAACATTAAGCGGAGACTAGCGCGCTATGGCAAGTAA
- the bolA gene encoding transcriptional regulator BolA, with product MIQEVIETKLHNEFSPSHLNVVNESYMHNVPAGSESHFKVIVVSDVFEGLRLIARHRAINKALSEELANNIHALSIHTYTKDEWMKQLDNVPDSPMCMGGGK from the coding sequence ATGATCCAAGAAGTTATCGAAACAAAATTGCACAATGAGTTTTCACCAAGTCATTTAAACGTGGTCAATGAGAGCTATATGCACAATGTTCCGGCTGGTTCTGAGAGTCATTTTAAAGTGATTGTTGTCAGCGATGTGTTTGAAGGTTTGCGTCTTATTGCTCGCCATCGAGCAATAAATAAAGCTCTTTCAGAAGAGCTAGCGAATAATATTCACGCATTGTCCATTCACACTTATACAAAAGATGAATGGATGAAGCAGCTAGATAACGTGCCAGATAGCCCTATGTGTATGGGCGGTGGTAAGTAA
- a CDS encoding methyltransferase, whose product MKTELTLHDRTLTLHRFPKRSNETLQAWDAGDEYLISHVEEMNLEPGKHILIMNDSFGALSAWFSKDHDVTMMSDSFISHRGALKNLQRNQCNRVNFLNTMDDIPHGIDLVIMQLPKTNRHLIWQLSQLRQALPEGCQVIGVNKVKEIHTSTLNLFEKYLGETKTSLAKKKHRLVFSSPNCQPIQTVEPFVEWDVDGEDIRLKNLPNVYSGEALDQGARYMLEHIPQDPELRHIIDLGCGNGVLSVKAGQLNPQARITCVDESFMAVESARQNIKDNLGEEGNFQFIANNCLDGFKKNSTYLVMCNPPFHQQQAITDHIAWQMFCDAKHVLSNGGKLIVIGNRHLGYDVKLARLFGEANVETLELNQKFEILQATREPANFNK is encoded by the coding sequence ATGAAAACAGAACTTACCCTTCACGATAGAACTTTAACCTTACATCGTTTCCCTAAACGTTCAAATGAAACCCTTCAAGCTTGGGATGCGGGCGACGAATACCTGATCAGTCACGTTGAAGAGATGAACCTTGAACCTGGCAAACACATCCTGATCATGAACGACAGCTTTGGTGCCCTATCCGCATGGTTCTCGAAAGATCATGATGTCACCATGATGAGTGACTCATTTATCTCTCACCGTGGTGCCCTGAAAAACTTACAGCGTAATCAATGCAATCGCGTCAACTTTTTAAACACCATGGATGATATCCCACACGGTATCGATCTTGTGATCATGCAGCTGCCGAAAACAAACCGTCACCTAATTTGGCAATTGAGCCAGCTACGCCAAGCTTTACCTGAAGGCTGCCAAGTGATCGGCGTCAACAAGGTAAAAGAGATTCACACTTCTACGCTTAATCTGTTCGAAAAATACCTAGGCGAAACCAAAACATCGCTAGCGAAGAAAAAACACCGCTTAGTCTTCTCGTCTCCAAACTGCCAGCCAATTCAAACGGTAGAGCCTTTTGTTGAATGGGATGTTGACGGTGAAGATATCCGCCTGAAAAATTTACCAAATGTTTACTCAGGGGAAGCACTCGATCAAGGCGCTCGTTATATGCTAGAGCACATCCCTCAAGATCCTGAGCTACGCCATATCATCGACCTTGGCTGTGGCAACGGCGTATTGAGTGTAAAAGCTGGGCAATTAAACCCACAAGCTCGTATCACCTGTGTCGATGAAAGCTTTATGGCGGTGGAATCTGCGCGCCAAAACATCAAAGACAACCTTGGTGAAGAAGGTAACTTCCAATTCATCGCCAACAACTGTTTAGATGGCTTTAAGAAAAACAGCACCTACTTAGTGATGTGTAATCCTCCGTTCCACCAACAACAAGCAATTACTGATCACATTGCGTGGCAAATGTTCTGTGATGCAAAGCATGTTCTTAGCAATGGAGGCAAATTAATTGTTATTGGCAACCGACACCTCGGATACGATGTCAAACTAGCAAGACTATTTGGTGAAGCTAACGTTGAAACGCTTGAACTAAACCAAAAATTTGAGATATTACAAGCAACAAGAGAACCTGCGAATTTTAATAAATAA